One region of Streptococcus parasanguinis genomic DNA includes:
- a CDS encoding cystathionine gamma-synthase: MSKKRNINTILAQAGIKSDKATGALTTPLHFSTTYQHPEFGQSTGFDYTRTKNPTRATAEKTLAAIESADYALATSSGMSAIVLAFSIFPVGSKVLAVRDLYGGSFRWFNQQEQEGRFSFTYANTEEELLQHLEKDQVDVLYIETPTNPLMLEFDIAHLAKLAHAKGAKVVVDNTFYSPIYQRPIEEGADIVLHSATKYLAGHNDVLAGVVVTNDADLYDKLFYNLNTTGAVLSPFDSYLLIRGLKTLSIRMERSTENARKVVEFLKTSPQVKEVLYTGKGGMVSFKIQDEKKIPNLLNSLQVFTFAESLGGVESLITYPTTQTHADIPAEVRHSYGLTDDLLRLSIGIEDADDLIEDLKQALEA, encoded by the coding sequence ATGAGTAAAAAACGCAATATCAATACGATCTTGGCACAGGCAGGAATCAAGTCGGATAAAGCAACGGGAGCTTTGACAACTCCTTTGCATTTCTCTACGACTTACCAACACCCAGAATTTGGTCAGTCTACAGGTTTTGACTATACCCGTACGAAAAATCCAACACGCGCAACAGCTGAGAAGACTTTGGCAGCTATCGAAAGTGCAGACTATGCTTTGGCGACAAGCTCTGGAATGTCAGCCATCGTGCTTGCTTTTAGCATTTTCCCAGTTGGTTCAAAAGTCTTAGCCGTTCGTGACCTTTATGGCGGTTCTTTCCGCTGGTTTAACCAACAAGAGCAAGAAGGCCGCTTCTCTTTCACCTATGCCAATACAGAAGAAGAACTGCTTCAACACCTAGAAAAGGATCAAGTAGATGTCCTCTATATTGAAACACCAACTAATCCATTGATGTTGGAATTTGATATTGCTCATTTAGCCAAATTGGCCCATGCAAAAGGTGCCAAAGTCGTGGTGGACAATACCTTCTATAGCCCGATCTATCAACGCCCGATTGAAGAGGGAGCGGATATTGTTCTTCATTCAGCAACCAAGTACCTGGCTGGTCACAACGATGTCTTGGCTGGTGTTGTCGTGACAAATGATGCAGACTTGTATGACAAACTCTTTTACAATTTGAACACGACAGGTGCTGTTCTTTCCCCATTTGACAGCTATCTGCTGATCCGTGGTCTCAAAACGCTCTCTATCCGGATGGAGCGCTCCACAGAGAATGCTCGCAAGGTGGTCGAGTTTTTGAAAACCTCCCCTCAGGTCAAAGAAGTCCTCTACACTGGAAAAGGTGGAATGGTCTCCTTTAAAATTCAAGATGAGAAAAAAATTCCTAACTTGTTGAATTCCCTTCAAGTCTTTACCTTTGCAGAAAGCCTTGGCGGAGTTGAAAGTTTGATCACTTATCCTACCACCCAAACTCACGCGGACATTCCTGCAGAAGTTCGTCATTCATACGGTTTGACAGATGATCTTCTTCGGTTGTCCATCGGAATCGAAGATGCGGATGATTTGATTGAAGATTTGAAACAAGCATTGGAGGCTTAA
- a CDS encoding putative polysaccharide biosynthesis protein: protein MSHEQNDQQAQMLRGTAWMTASNFISRLLGAAYIIPWYIWMGKYGPQANGLFTMGYNIYAWFLLISTAGVPVAVAKQVAKYNTREQADHSFALIRGFLKFMGILGLGFAILMYLLSPVFASLSGGGKELIPIMQSLSWAVLIFPSMSVIRGFFQGFNNMKPYAISQIAEQVIRVIWMLLTTFFIMKIGSGDYVQAVTQSTFAAFIGMGASLLVLFYYLAKTGLLSSIFRKQEGSEGIDTRALLIDTIREAIPFIITGSAIQLFQIVDQMTFINVMSWFTDYSQKQLLVMFSYFSANPNKITMILIAVATSIGGVGIPLLTENYVKGDLKAAGKLVQDNLTMLLAFLLPATFGAVAVAKPLYTVFYGQPDGLALGLFIVAMLQTVILGLYTVLSPMIQALFQNRKAIRYFLYGVVVKLVLQIPFILVFRSYGPLLSTTIALMVPIVLMYREIQTITQFNRTIVFKRTLLGSILTVVMLLGVLIAGLILGWIFPPNGRVSSMIYIVVIGGLGVAIYGALGLWLRYFDRFIGGQATRLRQKFRIK from the coding sequence ATGAGTCACGAACAAAATGACCAGCAAGCCCAGATGCTACGCGGGACTGCCTGGATGACAGCCAGCAACTTTATCAGCCGTTTGCTAGGAGCCGCTTATATTATTCCTTGGTATATTTGGATGGGAAAATATGGGCCACAAGCCAATGGTCTTTTTACAATGGGCTACAATATCTATGCTTGGTTTCTCTTGATTTCGACAGCCGGAGTACCCGTAGCTGTTGCTAAGCAAGTAGCCAAATACAATACCCGGGAGCAAGCGGATCATAGCTTTGCTTTGATTCGGGGCTTCTTGAAATTTATGGGAATTCTAGGCCTTGGATTTGCCATTCTCATGTATCTGTTGTCTCCTGTCTTTGCGAGTCTTTCAGGTGGGGGAAAAGAGTTGATTCCGATCATGCAGAGCCTTTCTTGGGCTGTCTTGATCTTTCCTTCCATGAGTGTCATTCGGGGATTTTTCCAAGGTTTTAACAACATGAAGCCTTACGCTATAAGCCAGATTGCAGAACAAGTCATTCGGGTCATCTGGATGTTGCTCACGACCTTCTTCATTATGAAGATTGGCTCAGGTGATTACGTGCAGGCTGTGACGCAGTCGACCTTTGCGGCCTTTATTGGTATGGGAGCGAGCCTTCTGGTGCTCTTTTATTACCTTGCAAAGACAGGCTTGCTCTCTTCTATTTTTAGAAAGCAAGAGGGAAGTGAAGGGATTGACACTCGGGCTCTCTTGATCGATACGATTCGGGAGGCCATTCCTTTTATCATCACAGGTTCCGCGATTCAGCTCTTCCAAATTGTTGACCAGATGACCTTTATCAATGTCATGTCTTGGTTCACAGATTATAGTCAAAAGCAGCTATTGGTCATGTTTAGTTATTTCTCTGCTAATCCAAACAAAATCACCATGATCTTGATTGCAGTAGCGACTTCGATTGGGGGAGTTGGGATTCCTCTGTTGACAGAGAATTATGTCAAGGGGGACCTAAAAGCAGCTGGGAAGCTCGTACAGGATAACTTGACCATGTTGCTAGCTTTCTTGCTTCCAGCCACCTTTGGTGCAGTAGCAGTCGCAAAACCACTTTATACGGTTTTCTACGGGCAACCAGATGGCTTGGCCTTAGGACTTTTCATCGTAGCGATGTTGCAGACCGTAATTCTCGGTCTTTACACGGTCTTATCGCCAATGATTCAAGCCCTCTTTCAAAATCGCAAGGCCATTCGCTACTTCCTTTATGGGGTAGTGGTGAAATTGGTCCTACAGATTCCATTTATTTTGGTCTTTCGTTCTTATGGGCCGCTTCTGTCAACGACCATTGCCTTAATGGTGCCAATCGTCCTCATGTATCGAGAGATCCAAACCATTACTCAGTTTAATCGCACCATCGTCTTTAAGCGGACCTTGCTTGGTTCTATCCTGACTGTGGTGATGCTACTTGGAGTCTTGATCGCTGGTTTGATTTTGGGCTGGATTTTCCCACCAAATGGCCGTGTATCGAGCATGATTTATATCGTCGTCATTGGCGGATTAGGAGTTGCTATATATGGAGCCTTAGGATTATGGCTACGGTATTTTGACCGCTTTATCGGAGGTCAAGCTACACGTCTCAGACAAAAATTTCGGATTAAATAA
- a CDS encoding UDP-N-acetylmuramoyl-L-alanyl-D-glutamate--L-lysine ligase, giving the protein MITIEQTLNILKQDQNFREVLVNGEYYYHLEGTSFDAISYDSRKVSASTLFFVKGANFKKEYLEQAISNGLGFYVSEKDYEVGIPAILVNDIKQAMSLIAMEFYGHPEKQLKLLAFTGTKGKTTAAYFAYHILEQSHRPAMLSTMNTTLDGKNFFKSTLTTPESLDLFAMMAEAVANDRTHLIMEVSSQAYLVKRVYGLTFDVGVFLNISPDHIGPIEHPTFEDYFYHKRLLMKNSQAVVINSDMDHFQVLEDQVASQDHDFYGSQSENQIENSKAFSFSATGKLAGNYEIQLIGHFNQENAVAAGLACLRLGASLEDIQKGIAKTRVPGRMEVLTQKNGAKVFIDYAHNGDSLKKLLSVVETHQTGTISLVLGSTGNKGESRRKDFGLLLEEHPEIQVFLTADDPNYEDPLAIAEEISSFITRPVEKIADRKEAIQLAMATTSKPEDAVIIAGKGADCYQIVNGVKEEYPGDAAIAERYL; this is encoded by the coding sequence ATGATTACAATTGAACAAACCCTCAACATTTTAAAACAAGACCAAAATTTCCGAGAAGTTCTAGTAAATGGTGAATACTACTACCATCTAGAAGGAACAAGTTTTGACGCTATTAGCTATGATAGCCGTAAGGTTTCTGCTAGTACCCTCTTTTTTGTTAAAGGGGCCAACTTCAAAAAAGAATACCTGGAACAGGCTATTTCTAATGGACTCGGCTTTTATGTCTCTGAAAAAGATTATGAAGTTGGTATTCCTGCCATCCTCGTCAATGATATCAAACAGGCCATGAGCTTAATCGCCATGGAGTTTTATGGACACCCTGAGAAACAATTAAAACTATTGGCCTTCACAGGGACTAAGGGAAAGACAACCGCGGCCTATTTTGCTTACCATATTTTGGAACAAAGTCACCGACCAGCTATGCTGTCGACCATGAATACAACACTGGATGGTAAAAACTTCTTTAAATCGACCCTGACAACTCCAGAGAGCTTGGATCTTTTTGCCATGATGGCTGAGGCAGTAGCCAATGATCGGACCCACCTCATTATGGAAGTTTCCAGTCAAGCTTATCTAGTGAAACGGGTTTACGGTCTGACCTTTGACGTTGGTGTTTTTCTCAACATCAGTCCAGACCATATTGGCCCAATTGAACACCCAACTTTTGAGGATTATTTCTACCACAAACGTCTCCTCATGAAGAATAGCCAAGCCGTTGTCATCAATAGCGATATGGATCATTTCCAAGTTTTAGAGGATCAAGTCGCAAGCCAAGACCACGATTTTTATGGAAGCCAGTCTGAGAATCAAATTGAAAACTCTAAGGCCTTTAGCTTCTCAGCCACTGGTAAATTAGCTGGAAACTATGAAATCCAACTGATTGGACATTTCAACCAAGAAAATGCTGTGGCTGCAGGTCTTGCCTGCCTTCGCCTAGGTGCGAGCCTCGAGGATATCCAAAAAGGGATTGCTAAGACGCGTGTTCCTGGCCGAATGGAAGTCTTGACTCAGAAAAACGGCGCTAAGGTTTTCATCGACTACGCTCATAATGGAGATAGCTTGAAAAAACTGCTCTCAGTTGTTGAAACCCATCAAACGGGGACCATTTCACTGGTCCTTGGATCAACTGGGAATAAAGGAGAGAGCCGTCGCAAAGACTTTGGTTTGCTCTTAGAGGAGCATCCTGAGATCCAAGTCTTCCTCACAGCGGATGATCCCAACTATGAAGATCCTTTGGCAATCGCTGAAGAGATTAGTAGCTTCATCACGCGCCCTGTCGAGAAAATCGCAGATCGCAAAGAAGCCATTCAACTGGCCATGGCAACAACCAGCAAGCCTGAAGATGCCGTCATTATCGCCGGAAAAGGAGCGGACTGCTACCAAATCGTCAATGGCGTAAAAGAAGAGTATCCAGGTGACGCCGCCATCGCTGAACGTTATCTATGA
- a CDS encoding DUF1803 domain-containing protein produces MITIINPTRLTRQPFFKDLINFLDQHDDVILRQIKAQFPDQPVDKLMEEYIKAGFILRENKRYTLNLPFLESADRVDLDQEVFVREDSAVYQELKAKVFQTELRNTTNEAILIEETDFERNAQTLSNYFYKVAHQYPLTEEQEKLYAILGDVNPEYALKYMTSFLLKFLKKEVVQQKRKDIFVDSLVLLGYIIQNEDGKYELAVEFDKERFIFIKK; encoded by the coding sequence ATGATTACAATCATTAATCCCACACGTTTGACACGTCAGCCATTTTTCAAGGACTTGATCAACTTTTTGGATCAGCACGACGATGTGATCCTGCGGCAAATCAAGGCCCAATTTCCAGATCAACCAGTGGATAAGCTGATGGAGGAATATATCAAAGCGGGCTTCATCCTTCGAGAAAATAAACGCTACACCCTCAACCTGCCCTTCTTGGAGTCAGCTGATCGAGTGGACCTGGATCAGGAGGTCTTTGTCCGAGAGGACAGTGCAGTTTATCAAGAATTAAAAGCCAAGGTCTTCCAAACGGAACTCCGCAATACTACCAATGAAGCGATTCTCATAGAGGAGACGGACTTTGAACGAAATGCACAGACCCTTTCCAATTACTTCTACAAGGTTGCCCACCAATATCCATTGACAGAGGAGCAAGAAAAGCTCTATGCTATTTTGGGCGATGTCAATCCTGAGTATGCTCTCAAGTATATGACTAGCTTTTTGCTCAAATTTCTCAAAAAAGAAGTAGTCCAGCAAAAGCGCAAGGACATCTTTGTCGACAGTTTAGTTTTATTGGGCTACATCATTCAAAATGAAGATGGAAAGTATGAGTTAGCTGTCGAATTTGATAAAGAACGATTCATTTTTATAAAAAAATAA
- a CDS encoding TetR/AcrR family transcriptional regulator: MAKDTRSRIIRVAEEIFRKEPYQKVGIRQIAQAAGCSHTAIYQYFKKKEDILYAVAEKPLTHLYHTCLEISHSKQNDKERLLQICQTYVDFGFRERNFYELLIFYRGEHEDSGDCSQPLMQLRMKSYRLLEEAIDVFLPKDLSDAEALNIRSGIFIFLHGLVSIYSRDNEECPERIRQLLTDFISFKIIEMK, translated from the coding sequence ATGGCAAAGGATACAAGGTCCAGAATTATCAGAGTAGCAGAGGAAATTTTCCGAAAAGAACCTTACCAGAAGGTGGGAATTAGGCAGATTGCTCAAGCTGCAGGATGTTCACATACAGCTATTTATCAGTATTTTAAAAAGAAAGAGGATATATTATATGCAGTAGCGGAAAAACCGTTAACTCACCTCTATCATACTTGCTTAGAAATCAGTCATTCCAAGCAGAATGATAAGGAACGTCTGCTTCAAATCTGTCAAACATACGTGGATTTTGGGTTTAGAGAACGTAATTTTTATGAATTATTGATTTTTTACCGTGGAGAGCATGAAGATTCAGGCGATTGTTCGCAACCGTTGATGCAATTGAGAATGAAAAGTTATCGTTTATTGGAAGAAGCTATTGATGTCTTTTTACCGAAAGACTTATCTGATGCAGAAGCGCTAAATATTCGTAGTGGAATCTTTATTTTTTTACATGGCTTAGTGAGTATCTACAGTAGGGACAATGAAGAATGTCCAGAACGCATTAGGCAACTACTGACTGATTTTATTTCTTTTAAAATAATAGAAATGAAATGA
- a CDS encoding MBL fold metallo-hydrolase, whose product MSFLYRLLTRTKQISPHIRKFEFELGVFVVSIWLVESSSRFYVIDTGMRGMEKYAAQFLLPQKIEAIFLTHGHPDHIKGLPYLRQYFGNIPTLISEKEFPYISGKEPFPNRKEKEKVIFDPATFITVESQEGQDLLSRAGLKPLFSPGHSPGHVVYYHEEDQVLIAGDLFTATRGGKLRPPMKGYTADMRQALASGERILKDYSQALVSVCHGSEVKDAVRDFEASDGFKGSL is encoded by the coding sequence ATGTCTTTCTTGTATCGTTTATTAACACGTACAAAACAAATCAGTCCACATATAAGAAAGTTTGAGTTCGAATTGGGTGTTTTTGTTGTCAGCATATGGCTAGTTGAATCATCTAGTCGCTTTTATGTGATTGATACGGGAATGCGAGGAATGGAGAAGTACGCTGCCCAGTTTTTACTCCCACAAAAAATTGAAGCAATTTTTCTGACCCATGGACATCCAGATCATATCAAAGGTTTGCCCTATCTTAGACAGTACTTTGGTAACATCCCGACTTTAATCAGTGAGAAGGAATTCCCCTATATTTCAGGCAAAGAGCCTTTTCCAAATAGAAAAGAGAAAGAAAAAGTCATTTTTGACCCGGCTACTTTTATAACTGTTGAAAGTCAAGAAGGTCAAGACTTGTTAAGTAGGGCAGGATTAAAACCACTATTTTCTCCTGGTCATTCACCTGGTCATGTTGTTTATTACCATGAAGAGGATCAAGTTTTAATCGCTGGAGATCTTTTCACAGCTACGAGAGGTGGAAAGTTGCGTCCACCAATGAAAGGATATACAGCAGATATGAGACAAGCTTTAGCTAGTGGTGAAAGAATTCTCAAGGATTATTCACAGGCACTTGTTAGTGTTTGTCATGGTAGTGAGGTAAAAGATGCAGTACGAGATTTTGAGGCATCGGATGGGTTTAAAGGGAGTTTGTAA
- a CDS encoding YiiX/YebB-like N1pC/P60 family cysteine hydrolase has translation MLETGDLIFVSENTEMGQAIQTSTGNYSHVAIFLDDSIYHATVEGGVLAQSPEDFFEAEKAYDLYRYPKIDLKEVKKRAENLLGTPYNASFYPDGDGYYCSQFIAELLPIFETIPMKFGDEEQEISPFWEDYYRGLGLAVPLDQPGTNPSQLAQSPQLQFKERYLDDLDS, from the coding sequence ATGTTAGAGACGGGCGATTTGATTTTTGTCAGTGAAAATACAGAAATGGGGCAAGCCATCCAGACATCAACTGGCAACTATAGCCATGTGGCCATCTTTTTGGACGATTCCATTTATCATGCAACGGTGGAAGGCGGTGTCCTTGCCCAATCCCCTGAAGATTTCTTTGAAGCTGAGAAAGCATATGACCTTTATCGCTACCCGAAAATCGATCTCAAAGAAGTCAAGAAGCGGGCAGAAAACCTTTTAGGGACTCCCTACAATGCTTCCTTTTATCCGGATGGAGATGGTTATTACTGTTCCCAGTTCATCGCAGAACTACTCCCTATTTTTGAAACCATTCCCATGAAGTTTGGAGATGAGGAACAGGAGATTAGTCCGTTTTGGGAAGATTACTACAGAGGGCTCGGTCTAGCCGTTCCTCTAGATCAGCCCGGGACCAACCCGAGTCAGTTAGCCCAATCACCACAGCTACAGTTTAAAGAAAGGTATTTGGATGATTTGGATTCATGA
- a CDS encoding manganese-dependent inorganic pyrophosphatase: MSKILVFGHQNPDSDAIGSSVAFAYLAKEAYGLDTEAVALGTPNEETAFVLDYFGVEAPRVITSAKAEGAEQVILTDHNEFQQSVSDIAEVEVYGVVDHHRVANFETASPLYMRLEPVGSASSIVYRMFKEHGVAVPKELAGLMLSGLISDTLLLKSPTTHPSDKVIAPELAELAGVNLEEYGLAMLKAGTNLASKSAEELIDIDAKTFELNGNNVRVAQVNTVDIAEVLERQAEIEAAIQAANAANGYSDFVLMITDIVNSNSEILALGANMDKVEAAFNFKLENNHAFLPGAVSRKKQVVPQLTESFNA, from the coding sequence ATGTCAAAAATTCTCGTTTTTGGTCACCAAAATCCTGACTCAGATGCTATCGGCTCATCTGTAGCTTTTGCTTATCTTGCAAAAGAAGCATATGGTTTGGATACAGAAGCAGTGGCTCTTGGAACTCCAAATGAAGAAACAGCTTTCGTATTGGACTATTTTGGTGTGGAAGCACCACGCGTCATCACATCAGCTAAAGCAGAAGGTGCAGAACAAGTCATCTTGACGGACCACAATGAATTCCAACAATCTGTTTCAGATATTGCTGAAGTAGAAGTTTATGGTGTAGTGGATCACCACCGTGTGGCTAACTTTGAAACTGCTAGCCCACTTTACATGCGTTTGGAACCAGTTGGATCAGCATCTTCTATCGTTTACCGCATGTTCAAAGAACACGGTGTAGCAGTGCCAAAAGAATTGGCAGGTTTGATGCTTTCAGGTTTGATTTCAGATACCCTTCTTTTGAAATCTCCAACTACCCACCCATCTGATAAAGTCATTGCGCCTGAATTGGCTGAATTGGCTGGTGTCAACTTGGAAGAATACGGTCTTGCCATGCTCAAGGCTGGTACTAACTTGGCAAGCAAATCAGCAGAAGAATTGATCGATATCGATGCTAAGACTTTTGAATTGAACGGAAACAACGTTCGTGTGGCTCAAGTGAATACAGTTGATATTGCGGAAGTTTTGGAACGCCAAGCTGAAATCGAAGCAGCTATCCAAGCTGCCAATGCAGCTAACGGCTACTCTGACTTTGTTTTGATGATTACAGATATCGTCAACTCAAACTCAGAAATTTTGGCCCTTGGTGCCAATATGGACAAGGTAGAAGCTGCTTTCAACTTCAAACTTGAAAACAACCACGCTTTCCTTCCAGGTGCCGTTTCACGTAAGAAACAAGTGGTGCCTCAATTGACAGAAAGCTTTAATGCTTAA
- the pflA gene encoding pyruvate formate-lyase-activating protein → MENETVDYGKVTGMVHSTESFGAVDGPGIRFIVFLQGCQMRCQYCHNPDTWAMETNKSRERTVDDVLEEALRYRGFWGEKGGITVSGGEALLQIDFLIALFTKAQELGIHCTLDTCALPFRNTPRYLEKFDRLMAVTDLVLLDIKEINDERHKIVTSHTNKTILACAKYLSDIGKPVWIRHVLVPGLTDRDDDLIELGKFVKTLKNVDKFEILPYHTMGEFKWRELGIPYKLEGVKPPTKERVQNAKDLMETESYQDYLKRVKG, encoded by the coding sequence ATGGAAAATGAAACAGTTGACTATGGAAAAGTAACAGGAATGGTACACTCAACAGAAAGTTTTGGTGCAGTAGACGGGCCTGGGATCCGCTTTATTGTCTTCCTTCAAGGCTGTCAAATGCGGTGTCAATACTGCCACAATCCAGATACTTGGGCAATGGAAACCAACAAGTCCCGTGAGCGGACGGTGGATGATGTCTTAGAAGAAGCCCTCCGTTATCGTGGATTTTGGGGCGAAAAAGGGGGAATCACTGTCAGTGGTGGAGAAGCCCTCTTGCAGATTGACTTTTTGATTGCACTTTTTACCAAGGCTCAAGAGTTGGGCATTCATTGTACTTTGGATACCTGTGCTCTTCCTTTCCGGAATACGCCTCGTTATTTGGAAAAATTTGACCGCTTGATGGCAGTGACAGACTTGGTGCTTCTTGATATCAAGGAAATCAATGATGAACGACACAAAATTGTGACCAGCCATACCAATAAAACGATTCTAGCTTGTGCCAAGTATTTGTCTGATATTGGCAAGCCCGTTTGGATTCGCCACGTCTTGGTGCCAGGTTTGACAGACCGAGATGACGACTTGATCGAACTTGGAAAATTTGTTAAAACCCTTAAAAATGTCGATAAATTTGAGATCCTTCCTTACCATACTATGGGGGAATTCAAATGGCGTGAATTGGGAATTCCGTACAAATTGGAGGGTGTGAAACCACCGACAAAAGAACGGGTCCAAAATGCAAAAGATTTGATGGAAACAGAAAGTTACCAAGATTACCTGAAACGGGTCAAAGGATAA
- a CDS encoding endonuclease/exonuclease/phosphatase family protein: MRKNGKKIRLLGVATLLASQLGVFSSALTVVADETTASTSEPALVTNTSSEESSTNSSTSATTTTTDATTRASSDKEETSSSSSDAAEEKTVKIGDIQGEAQRSPLEGQKVAIKNAVVTKTDRYGFYAQDIESDGNSRTSDGIYVVSKYKVKVGDKVKITGTVKEGYMEEVTLGAGKTFKEPTNSLTVTMLVDTWITKDGSAPLPEAVNITAEMPAEVKPNPTAYAPETDALDYWESLEGMLTVVKKPHVLGPQYKGDIYVLGEDFTGLPLNNIGGLNLRPHAQNTATIPIYVGNQFVAKAKDYFTEDVTGVVTYRNSFYKLEPTQQLTVQDGGLQRQAAQTQPSEDKLTIASYNIENFSANNAKNETPEDKVTLIANSFIHEIHNPDIITLIEVQDNNGSVDDGTTSGVESGRKLANRIKELGGKSYEYTEVAPVDGADGGKPGSNIRLGILYNPERVALAKKEAATSNEAAQFDKGHLVKNPARIAPNDPSFDHTRKSLAVEFEFKGQPVVVIANHLKSKIGDDAIYGASQPAVEHTLPTREAQASVIHQFVQEGLKQNPKTTFVLTGDFNDYDFSTTAQILAGSELTNLMAQHDVGDRYSYFYRGSNQVLDNIFISNNMAAKARFEPVHINASFMKEHGRASDHDPVLVQIDFSGAQTPGTPTDDQQGNTGQPTDQTIPSSSNTGSQLVPHQAQANEQKSSPSESKEKGKNEDEKQDDKEEAATETKTPGKRKILPSTGQETSYLALFGVAIATMSLVWYKKKKTY; this comes from the coding sequence ATGAGAAAAAACGGTAAAAAGATTCGCCTACTGGGAGTAGCCACCTTATTGGCTAGTCAGTTGGGGGTCTTTAGCAGTGCCCTCACGGTAGTTGCAGACGAGACCACAGCTTCGACTTCAGAGCCAGCGCTTGTGACGAACACTAGCAGCGAGGAAAGCTCGACAAATAGTTCGACTTCTGCTACAACAACAACTACAGACGCTACGACGAGAGCTTCGAGTGATAAAGAAGAGACATCTAGCAGTTCCTCAGACGCTGCTGAGGAGAAAACGGTTAAGATCGGGGACATTCAAGGGGAAGCGCAACGCTCTCCACTGGAAGGCCAAAAGGTAGCCATCAAAAATGCAGTGGTGACTAAGACAGACCGCTATGGTTTTTATGCCCAAGATATTGAATCGGATGGCAATAGCCGTACTTCAGATGGGATTTATGTTGTTTCCAAATACAAGGTGAAAGTCGGCGATAAGGTGAAAATCACCGGTACCGTCAAGGAAGGCTATATGGAGGAAGTCACTTTGGGAGCCGGGAAGACCTTTAAGGAACCGACGAATAGTTTAACGGTGACCATGTTGGTTGACACTTGGATCACCAAAGATGGGTCAGCCCCTCTTCCAGAAGCTGTGAATATCACTGCGGAGATGCCAGCAGAGGTGAAGCCTAATCCGACTGCTTATGCTCCAGAAACCGATGCCCTCGATTATTGGGAAAGCCTGGAAGGAATGCTCACGGTGGTGAAGAAACCGCATGTCCTTGGTCCCCAGTACAAAGGAGATATCTATGTCTTGGGAGAAGATTTCACAGGTCTTCCTTTAAACAATATTGGAGGTCTGAATCTACGGCCACATGCGCAAAATACAGCGACGATCCCGATTTATGTTGGGAATCAGTTTGTCGCAAAAGCTAAGGATTACTTTACAGAAGATGTGACAGGAGTGGTAACGTATCGAAATAGCTTCTATAAATTAGAGCCCACTCAACAGTTGACGGTCCAAGATGGTGGCTTGCAGCGTCAAGCAGCTCAAACGCAACCAAGTGAGGACAAGCTGACCATCGCTTCCTACAATATTGAAAATTTCTCGGCCAACAATGCCAAAAATGAAACCCCAGAGGATAAGGTGACGCTGATTGCCAATTCCTTTATCCATGAAATTCACAATCCAGACATCATTACTTTGATCGAAGTGCAGGACAATAATGGTAGTGTGGATGACGGAACGACCAGTGGTGTTGAAAGTGGACGCAAACTAGCCAATCGGATCAAGGAATTGGGGGGTAAGAGCTATGAGTATACGGAGGTTGCTCCAGTAGATGGCGCTGACGGAGGAAAGCCTGGTTCCAATATTCGTTTGGGAATCCTCTACAATCCAGAACGCGTAGCCTTAGCCAAAAAAGAGGCAGCAACTAGCAACGAGGCAGCGCAATTTGACAAGGGACACTTGGTTAAAAATCCAGCTCGTATTGCCCCAAATGACCCATCGTTTGATCATACTCGCAAGTCTTTAGCTGTTGAGTTTGAATTCAAGGGCCAACCAGTTGTGGTGATTGCCAATCACTTGAAATCAAAAATCGGAGATGATGCTATTTATGGTGCAAGTCAACCAGCAGTGGAACATACCTTGCCAACTCGTGAAGCACAAGCCAGTGTCATCCATCAATTCGTTCAAGAAGGCTTGAAGCAAAATCCTAAGACCACTTTTGTTTTGACGGGTGATTTTAATGACTACGATTTCTCAACCACGGCACAGATCCTTGCGGGTAGTGAACTAACCAACTTAATGGCTCAACATGATGTAGGCGATCGCTATTCTTATTTCTACCGTGGAAGCAATCAAGTTTTGGATAACATTTTTATCTCAAACAACATGGCAGCCAAAGCAAGGTTTGAACCCGTCCATATCAATGCTTCCTTTATGAAGGAACATGGTCGTGCATCAGACCATGATCCTGTCTTGGTCCAAATCGACTTTAGTGGAGCACAAACTCCAGGAACGCCGACGGATGATCAACAAGGGAATACAGGACAACCAACGGATCAAACCATCCCTTCCTCATCGAATACAGGATCTCAACTAGTCCCTCATCAGGCTCAAGCCAATGAACAAAAGAGTTCACCATCTGAAAGCAAAGAGAAGGGCAAGAACGAAGATGAGAAGCAAGACGACAAGGAAGAGGCAGCAACAGAAACGAAGACACCAGGAAAACGGAAAATCCTCCCATCTACTGGACAAGAAACAAGCTATCTAGCTCTTTTTGGAGTGGCAATAGCTACGATGAGTCTTGTCTGGTATAAGAAGAAAAAGACTTACTAA